The following coding sequences are from one bacterium SCSIO 12741 window:
- a CDS encoding response regulator transcription factor, with amino-acid sequence MTLRERYGLQFVKSYSEEYDLTSYRCVSNGTLPAPHVNFNLCFIDHLSLVEVEDFIQLLDDALSDRPYDDQFITDGTEADKVFLQSPDVIINDTLSLPITDMKELLVEWLAFIKPTSKNF; translated from the coding sequence ATGACCTTGCGGGAACGTTATGGGTTGCAATTTGTCAAGAGTTATTCAGAAGAATATGATTTGACCTCATACCGATGTGTTTCGAACGGCACATTACCGGCGCCCCATGTAAATTTCAACTTATGTTTCATTGATCATTTGTCTCTTGTAGAGGTGGAGGATTTCATTCAACTTCTTGATGACGCCCTAAGTGATCGACCCTATGATGACCAATTTATTACAGACGGTACAGAAGCGGACAAGGTCTTTCTTCAATCACCGGACGTCATTATCAACGACACATTAAGTCTTCCCATAACAGACATGAAAGAATTGTTGGTGGAGTGGTTGGCCTTTATAAAACCGACCTCCAAGAATTTTTAG
- a CDS encoding flippase-like domain-containing protein, whose translation MATKTGKKKKKSSPVRQLLSPRRVFIPIAIGLAVAGWMLWREFDPQVLSKIHWTGWTAIWLLFALVMVAVRDLGYMYRIRILTDKEIKWRNSFDVIMLWEFASAISPSVVGGSAIALFIVNREGISLGRSTAVVMVTAFLDELFYIIMVPIVLFVVGTANLFPAELQKELLGFSLGAKQIFYVGYGFIVLLTSIIISSIFFFPRGFKRLIVGFTYLSFLKRWRADAIQTGNDIITTSKELRGKPFSFWGKAFGATLFSWTARFWVVNFLILAVGSLSFGEHMMVYARQLVMWVIMLISPTPGGTGVAEFMFSKFLGDYIATGFAEVIALMWRLLTYYPYLFVGAIVLPGWVRRVYLKRRLITFKRPESAN comes from the coding sequence ATGGCCACAAAAACAGGCAAAAAGAAAAAGAAGTCGAGTCCGGTTAGGCAGCTCTTAAGTCCTCGCCGGGTGTTTATTCCCATCGCCATTGGACTGGCCGTTGCTGGCTGGATGCTTTGGCGTGAATTCGATCCTCAGGTTCTTTCCAAAATTCACTGGACCGGTTGGACGGCTATTTGGTTGCTGTTTGCCTTGGTTATGGTGGCCGTGCGCGATTTGGGTTACATGTACCGAATCCGCATTTTGACTGACAAAGAGATTAAGTGGCGCAATTCCTTTGATGTGATCATGCTCTGGGAATTTGCCTCGGCCATTTCGCCTTCGGTAGTTGGAGGCTCGGCCATTGCTCTGTTTATCGTTAACCGGGAAGGAATCAGTCTGGGTAGAAGTACCGCGGTGGTAATGGTTACCGCTTTTCTGGATGAACTGTTCTACATCATCATGGTACCCATTGTACTATTCGTGGTTGGAACGGCCAATTTATTTCCCGCCGAATTACAAAAAGAACTTCTTGGATTCAGCCTCGGAGCCAAACAAATCTTCTATGTAGGATATGGCTTTATTGTACTGCTTACAAGTATCATCATCAGTTCCATTTTCTTCTTTCCACGTGGCTTTAAGCGGTTGATTGTAGGATTTACCTACCTGTCTTTTCTTAAGCGATGGAGAGCTGATGCCATTCAAACAGGAAACGATATTATCACCACCTCCAAGGAGTTAAGGGGTAAGCCTTTTTCCTTTTGGGGCAAGGCATTTGGAGCAACGCTTTTTTCCTGGACCGCTCGTTTTTGGGTGGTCAATTTCTTGATCCTTGCCGTAGGTTCCTTGTCTTTTGGGGAGCACATGATGGTCTATGCCCGTCAATTGGTGATGTGGGTGATTATGCTCATCAGTCCTACTCCAGGTGGAACGGGAGTAGCGGAGTTTATGTTTAGCAAATTCCTGGGAGATTACATTGCCACTGGATTCGCTGAGGTAATTGCCCTGATGTGGCGTTTGCTTACCTACTACCCTTATCTATTTGTGGGAGCAATTGTTCTTCCTGGCTGGGTAAGACGCGTTTATCTAAAGCGTCGCCTCATTACCTTCAAGCGTCCTGAAAGCGCTAATTAA
- a CDS encoding acetyl-CoA hydrolase/transferase family protein, which translates to MLKELNTVTAQEAVKIIESGNRVYVHTAAATPRHLVNAMTERYNELKDVEVVSIHTEWDAPYASEEYEGHFSVKTFFVGGNIRGSVNGGRASYIPMFLSEIPHFLRSGAMPIDVALIQVSPPDRHGYCSLGVSVDVSEAATDSARHVIAQVNPQMPRTHGDGIIHVSAIDAFVECEDPIYEVGFKEPSNIEMAIGHHIANLVEDGATLQTGIGGIPNAALKALENHKDLGMHTEMFSDGIIHLMEKGVLTGIHKHSHPEKVVSGFCLGSRKLYDFIDDNPGVIMCDVGWVNNTGVIRKNPKVTAINSAIEVDLFGQVCADSIGSRQYSGVGGQMDFIRGAALSEGGKAIIALPSSTRKGISRIVSRLNVGASVTTTRAHVHYIITEHGVAYLYGKSLKERAKALIDIADPAHREELYKEAREVLKLKI; encoded by the coding sequence ATGTTAAAAGAGCTTAACACCGTGACAGCCCAAGAGGCTGTAAAGATCATCGAATCAGGAAATCGAGTATATGTACACACCGCTGCTGCAACACCGAGACACCTGGTAAATGCGATGACGGAACGATACAATGAGTTGAAGGACGTGGAGGTCGTAAGTATCCACACGGAATGGGATGCACCGTATGCGTCGGAAGAATATGAAGGCCATTTTTCGGTAAAGACCTTTTTCGTGGGTGGTAATATTCGTGGATCGGTTAACGGTGGTCGGGCGAGTTACATCCCCATGTTTTTGAGCGAGATTCCTCATTTTTTGAGAAGTGGAGCCATGCCCATTGATGTGGCCTTGATTCAGGTGTCACCACCGGATCGTCATGGATATTGTTCTCTGGGTGTGTCGGTAGACGTGAGTGAAGCGGCTACGGATTCAGCGAGACATGTTATTGCGCAGGTAAACCCTCAAATGCCAAGAACGCATGGAGATGGAATCATTCATGTATCAGCCATTGATGCCTTTGTGGAATGTGAAGATCCGATTTATGAAGTAGGTTTTAAAGAGCCTTCTAATATTGAAATGGCCATAGGTCATCACATCGCCAATTTGGTGGAAGATGGGGCGACCTTGCAAACCGGAATCGGCGGTATACCCAATGCGGCACTCAAGGCTTTGGAAAATCACAAGGACCTGGGAATGCATACCGAGATGTTTAGCGATGGGATCATTCACCTGATGGAAAAAGGGGTATTGACCGGTATTCACAAACACTCCCACCCTGAAAAAGTGGTGAGTGGATTTTGTCTGGGAAGCCGAAAACTGTACGACTTCATTGACGACAACCCCGGTGTGATTATGTGTGATGTTGGCTGGGTAAACAATACTGGAGTAATTCGTAAAAATCCCAAGGTGACGGCGATAAACAGTGCCATTGAGGTAGATCTGTTCGGTCAGGTTTGTGCCGATAGTATTGGTTCTCGTCAATATTCCGGAGTAGGGGGACAGATGGACTTCATTCGCGGAGCCGCACTATCTGAAGGCGGTAAGGCCATTATTGCGCTTCCATCCTCTACACGAAAGGGAATAAGCCGAATCGTAAGTCGATTGAATGTTGGAGCCAGTGTAACTACTACCCGGGCTCATGTGCATTACATTATTACGGAACATGGAGTAGCCTACTTGTACGGCAAAAGCTTAAAGGAAAGAGCCAAAGCGCTGATTGATATTGCAGATCCGGCTCACCGTGAGGAGCTTTATAAAGAGGCTCGGGAGGTTTTGAAGCTAAAAATCTAA
- a CDS encoding caspase family protein has translation MKKVYLLLFALFLGISSAVAQNTQYVYYQQEVKFFGIDFSHVKMIGTFGFEESDRIVDSYFARWNEILFEERVKYNVEQFFHKRRAMYHIHTFDKINRAVDHDQLVVSHDYRLDQVKIFESVNQYDLPVNSGLGMVLYAESFNKLERKAVIHVVFFDIATRDIITIQEMEGEPGGLGLRNYWANAIHDIFERWEVEAFRQVVLDKIYLTNEKQRKSLLNKLRGTEDLDRLVEIDEKTDKRLLEAGISKWPVDYYEPMKPPAQAVIQPRTRPVVKTVPKPQPQASAPPVISDVDVNIPNRGEKFPYRFALIIGNEDYQTFQPTLSSESNVDYANRDAEIFKNYCNQMLGVPDENVVFLQNARVVEMNRALQKISKAIELTDGKAEVFVYYAGHGFPDQNSRDPYIMPVDVSASDLTYGFKLSDVYKKLTEHECKRVTVFIDACFSGGARNQGLLAARAVKIVPKEDYLNGNIVVFSACSGSETAQPLHTEGHGLFTYYLLKKMQETSGDVSYADLYEYLKENIGLKAVFVNEKEQTPDVNASPGLGDSWKDWNLY, from the coding sequence ATGAAAAAGGTGTACTTGCTTTTATTCGCACTGTTTTTGGGCATTTCATCGGCCGTTGCCCAGAATACGCAGTACGTTTATTATCAGCAGGAAGTGAAATTTTTTGGCATTGACTTTTCCCATGTCAAGATGATCGGAACCTTTGGTTTTGAGGAGTCGGATCGGATCGTGGATTCCTATTTTGCACGATGGAATGAGATTCTTTTTGAGGAAAGAGTGAAATATAACGTCGAACAATTCTTCCACAAGCGTCGAGCCATGTACCACATCCACACCTTTGACAAGATCAATCGGGCAGTGGATCACGACCAATTGGTGGTTAGTCACGACTACCGTTTGGATCAGGTAAAAATCTTCGAATCGGTCAACCAATACGATCTTCCTGTAAACAGCGGATTGGGAATGGTGCTTTATGCCGAGTCCTTCAACAAGCTGGAGCGTAAGGCGGTTATTCATGTAGTATTCTTTGACATTGCCACCCGGGATATTATTACCATTCAAGAAATGGAAGGAGAACCCGGCGGATTGGGATTGCGCAACTACTGGGCAAATGCCATTCACGATATTTTCGAAAGATGGGAGGTGGAAGCATTCCGCCAGGTTGTTTTAGACAAAATTTACCTCACCAATGAAAAGCAACGCAAAAGCCTGCTGAACAAATTGAGAGGTACGGAAGACTTAGATCGCTTAGTTGAGATTGATGAAAAAACCGACAAGCGATTGTTGGAAGCTGGTATTTCGAAATGGCCGGTAGACTATTACGAGCCGATGAAACCACCCGCACAGGCGGTGATTCAACCTCGTACCCGACCTGTTGTAAAAACCGTTCCCAAACCTCAACCTCAAGCTTCTGCTCCACCCGTAATCTCCGATGTGGATGTAAACATTCCAAACCGCGGCGAGAAATTTCCTTATCGCTTTGCCCTAATTATTGGAAATGAGGACTACCAGACCTTTCAGCCTACACTTTCGTCTGAATCAAACGTAGACTATGCCAATCGGGATGCGGAAATCTTTAAGAATTACTGCAACCAAATGCTGGGTGTACCTGATGAAAATGTGGTCTTCTTACAGAACGCCCGGGTGGTAGAAATGAACCGAGCCTTGCAAAAAATCTCCAAGGCCATTGAACTTACCGATGGTAAGGCCGAAGTATTTGTATACTATGCGGGCCACGGTTTTCCCGATCAAAACTCACGTGATCCCTACATCATGCCAGTGGACGTAAGTGCCAGTGATTTAACCTATGGCTTCAAGCTAAGCGACGTGTACAAAAAGCTGACTGAGCACGAGTGTAAACGGGTTACCGTATTTATCGACGCTTGTTTTAGTGGCGGTGCTCGTAATCAAGGACTATTGGCTGCCCGTGCCGTTAAAATAGTTCCGAAAGAAGACTACCTCAATGGAAACATTGTAGTGTTTTCTGCTTGCTCAGGAAGTGAAACAGCTCAGCCTCTTCATACCGAAGGACATGGCTTGTTTACCTATTACCTCCTGAAAAAAATGCAGGAGACCTCAGGGGATGTGAGTTATGCCGATTTGTACGAATACTTGAAAGAAAACATTGGCCTGAAAGCTGTATTCGTTAACGAAAAAGAACAAACGCCGGATGTCAATGCGAGTCCAGGTCTGGGAGATTCCTGGAAGGACTGGAACCTGTACTAA
- a CDS encoding YicC family protein, giving the protein MIISMTGFGKAASDFEGKKITVETKSLNSKTSDIKTRIPSTYRDRELVIRSTILKKLERGKIDLIISIENVEALPSSRINQELAQNYHDQLKELEGKLGVSTDNPIESVLRMPNVIETESFEATDEEWSCIESLLHESLNNLYDFRQKEGAALEADLNNRVDTIETLLEELLKLAPERIEAKRQKLQQRFQEVQEELDALDQNRFEQELIYYLEKLDINEEKVRLRSHIEYFRKTMALNGNQGKKLGFIAQEMGREINTIGSKANHAEMQQLVVQMKDALEKIKEQVLNVL; this is encoded by the coding sequence ATGATCATTTCCATGACCGGCTTCGGAAAGGCGGCCTCAGATTTTGAGGGAAAAAAAATAACAGTGGAAACTAAGTCACTGAATTCCAAGACCAGTGACATTAAAACTCGAATTCCATCGACTTACCGCGATCGGGAATTAGTTATCCGTTCGACGATTCTTAAAAAACTCGAACGCGGCAAAATTGATTTGATCATCTCCATTGAAAATGTAGAGGCATTACCGAGTTCGCGAATTAATCAGGAATTGGCGCAGAACTATCACGACCAACTGAAAGAGTTGGAAGGTAAGTTGGGTGTTTCCACGGATAATCCGATTGAATCGGTATTGCGTATGCCGAATGTGATTGAGACGGAATCATTTGAAGCAACAGATGAAGAATGGAGCTGCATTGAAAGCTTGCTTCACGAAAGTTTGAACAACCTCTACGATTTCCGTCAGAAGGAAGGCGCTGCGCTGGAAGCTGACCTTAACAATCGTGTGGATACCATTGAAACTTTACTGGAAGAGCTACTCAAACTGGCCCCGGAAAGAATTGAAGCCAAGCGCCAAAAATTGCAACAACGCTTTCAGGAGGTTCAGGAAGAACTGGATGCATTGGATCAAAACCGCTTTGAGCAGGAATTGATTTATTACCTGGAAAAACTGGATATTAACGAAGAAAAAGTACGTCTTCGGTCACATATTGAATACTTCCGCAAGACCATGGCCTTGAACGGAAACCAAGGAAAAAAATTGGGATTCATTGCTCAGGAAATGGGGCGTGAAATCAATACAATAGGCTCCAAGGCAAATCACGCCGAGATGCAGCAATTGGTGGTTCAAATGAAAGATGCCCTTGAGAAAATCAAAGAGCAGGTTTTAAACGTTTTGTAA
- a CDS encoding DUF4384 domain-containing protein, with protein MKHGLLLVLLLSTLLASAGKVSKKVLIKNVEAYAVGSESESPAQVKQKALNEAKLLALQKAGVTEQISSYSDFFVKEENGNMEEIFSTNILNDMQGVISDLELLSEEKKINDQGLLEVHIKANIEVIKFKQGMDPSFDLWMDGIKPVYVNKDLLTFTLKPNQEAYIRIFVFAEKQEAYQLYPNEYEKNKVFEAQKEYTFPKPSLDYQLETDLYKEQHRMVVVSLKQDIPFNAKVTYKDIMNWIFQIPPDQRRVTTFSFDVYSSDTSN; from the coding sequence ATGAAGCACGGATTACTGCTTGTGTTACTGCTTTCAACACTGCTGGCCTCGGCTGGAAAAGTGTCGAAAAAAGTCCTCATCAAAAATGTGGAGGCCTATGCGGTGGGTTCCGAAAGTGAATCTCCTGCTCAGGTGAAGCAAAAGGCCTTGAATGAAGCCAAGCTACTGGCTTTGCAAAAGGCGGGTGTTACCGAGCAGATTTCGTCTTACAGCGACTTTTTTGTCAAAGAGGAAAACGGAAACATGGAGGAGATTTTCTCTACCAATATCCTCAACGACATGCAGGGCGTTATTTCCGATCTTGAATTGCTCTCCGAAGAGAAGAAGATCAACGATCAGGGTCTATTGGAAGTTCATATAAAAGCCAATATTGAGGTAATTAAGTTTAAGCAAGGCATGGACCCTTCCTTCGATCTTTGGATGGACGGCATCAAACCGGTTTATGTGAACAAAGACTTGCTCACCTTTACGCTCAAACCTAATCAAGAGGCCTACATCCGAATATTCGTGTTTGCCGAAAAACAGGAAGCCTACCAGCTCTATCCCAATGAATATGAAAAGAACAAGGTTTTTGAAGCTCAAAAGGAGTACACCTTCCCTAAGCCTTCATTGGATTATCAGCTGGAAACCGACTTGTACAAGGAACAACATCGAATGGTAGTGGTTTCGCTCAAGCAGGACATTCCCTTTAACGCCAAAGTCACTTACAAAGACATCATGAATTGGATCTTTCAGATTCCGCCTGATCAGCGTCGGGTAACTACCTTTTCATTTGATGTATATTCGTCGGACACCTCCAATTAG
- a CDS encoding nicotinate-nucleotide adenylyltransferase — protein MKVGLYFGTYNPIHVGHLIIANHMANYTNLDQVWMVVTPRNPLKNKESLLPDYHRLEIVRRAIEDNDKLRVSDIEFKLEKPSYTAHTLAYLQDKYPGYEFALIMGEDNLRTLHKWKNYETILKNHSLVVYPRVLTEQEKTESIPPPIKPEIHQHPNVNVIQAPIMKVSASFIRRAIKEGKDVRYLLSEPVFKYVDEMNFYR, from the coding sequence ATGAAAGTCGGATTGTATTTCGGTACCTACAACCCCATTCACGTGGGTCATTTGATCATCGCCAACCACATGGCCAACTACACCAATTTGGACCAGGTTTGGATGGTGGTCACTCCTCGCAACCCGCTTAAAAACAAGGAAAGTTTACTTCCGGACTACCACCGGTTGGAAATTGTAAGAAGGGCCATTGAGGACAACGATAAACTTCGGGTTTCTGACATTGAATTCAAGCTCGAAAAGCCCTCCTATACCGCTCACACCCTGGCTTATTTGCAAGACAAGTATCCGGGTTATGAGTTTGCTCTGATTATGGGTGAAGACAATTTACGCACCCTTCATAAATGGAAGAATTACGAAACCATTTTGAAGAACCATAGCCTGGTTGTATACCCACGGGTATTGACCGAGCAGGAGAAAACCGAATCCATTCCACCTCCCATTAAGCCAGAGATTCATCAGCATCCAAACGTCAACGTAATTCAGGCCCCGATTATGAAAGTTTCGGCTTCGTTCATCCGCCGAGCCATCAAAGAAGGCAAGGACGTAAGGTACCTGTTGAGCGAGCCCGTGTTCAAGTATGTGGATGAAATGAATTTCTACCGTTAA
- the gmk gene encoding guanylate kinase, with product MLSGKAIIFSAPSGSGKTTLVHHLLDNTDLPLSFSISATSRPCRGEEQNGKDYHFLSPDEFRSKAANGDFVEWEEVYPNQMYGTLKSEIDRIWLAEKVVIFDVDVIGGLNLKRYFGDQALSLFVQPPSKEELGKRLRGRGTETEEKIQMRLAKAERELAYANQFDKLLINDNLDDAKKQAYDWVSKFLES from the coding sequence ATGCTTTCAGGAAAAGCCATCATTTTTTCAGCCCCTTCTGGTTCAGGTAAAACGACTTTAGTCCACCACCTTTTAGACAATACAGATTTGCCTTTGTCCTTTTCCATTTCTGCAACCAGCAGGCCTTGCCGTGGGGAAGAACAGAATGGGAAAGACTATCATTTTCTAAGTCCGGACGAGTTTAGATCCAAAGCCGCCAACGGCGATTTTGTAGAATGGGAAGAAGTATATCCAAATCAGATGTATGGAACTCTGAAAAGCGAAATCGATCGGATTTGGTTGGCTGAAAAAGTGGTCATTTTTGACGTGGACGTAATCGGTGGTCTCAATCTCAAACGCTACTTTGGAGATCAGGCGTTAAGTTTGTTTGTACAGCCTCCATCTAAAGAGGAATTGGGCAAAAGACTTCGCGGTCGCGGAACCGAAACGGAAGAAAAAATTCAAATGCGCCTGGCCAAGGCGGAGAGAGAATTGGCCTACGCCAACCAATTTGACAAGCTACTGATAAACGACAACCTGGATGATGCCAAAAAGCAGGCATACGACTGGGTATCAAAATTCCTGGAATCATGA
- a CDS encoding heavy-metal-associated domain-containing protein — translation MKQLIVLGFLLMSFQLWSQEDGKFSTAEFKVEGVCGMCEGRIEEAANYTKGVKISDWDKETKMIKVTYNAKKVSPEEIGKSIAKAGYTNDYAKAESKDYSKLPGCCRYEEVEDH, via the coding sequence ATGAAACAATTGATAGTTCTTGGATTCCTTTTGATGAGCTTCCAGCTTTGGTCTCAGGAGGATGGAAAATTCTCTACGGCCGAGTTTAAGGTTGAGGGAGTATGCGGAATGTGTGAAGGTAGAATTGAAGAAGCGGCTAACTATACCAAAGGGGTGAAAATCTCCGATTGGGACAAGGAAACCAAAATGATCAAGGTGACTTACAACGCTAAAAAAGTGAGCCCGGAAGAAATCGGAAAATCAATTGCTAAAGCAGGCTACACTAACGATTACGCCAAGGCAGAAAGCAAAGACTACTCTAAATTACCGGGCTGCTGCCGTTACGAAGAAGTGGAAGATCATTAA
- a CDS encoding DMT family transporter, whose product MNYTIARDVMQGYIQPFGFIFLRVIGALVLFWLLHATISREKIERGDWLRLIACGAFGVAANQLMFFQGLSLTSPINAAIMMTTNPVLVLLASAILLGNTITRQKLIGIGLGVCGAVMVITLKGNSSFGADTWMGDLLVFFNSLSYGIYLVIVQPLMKKYQPLTVIKWVFTFGFLFVFPFGIGQFSAIEWETFTWVIALETAFVVVCTTFFAYLLNIFALKNTNPSTVSVYIYSQPILAALFAISLGKDSLDWIKIVAALLIFSGVFLVSRKFS is encoded by the coding sequence ATGAACTACACCATCGCACGGGATGTTATGCAGGGTTATATCCAACCTTTTGGGTTCATTTTCCTACGTGTAATCGGTGCCCTTGTCCTGTTTTGGTTACTGCATGCGACTATTTCCCGAGAAAAAATCGAACGTGGTGATTGGCTGCGGTTGATCGCCTGTGGAGCCTTTGGGGTCGCGGCCAATCAATTGATGTTCTTCCAGGGATTGAGTTTAACCAGTCCAATCAACGCAGCTATTATGATGACCACAAATCCAGTTCTGGTCTTGTTGGCATCCGCCATTTTGCTTGGAAATACCATTACCCGACAAAAATTAATTGGAATTGGGCTCGGAGTTTGTGGAGCGGTTATGGTGATTACCCTAAAAGGCAACAGCTCCTTTGGCGCGGATACCTGGATGGGTGATTTATTGGTCTTCTTTAACTCACTATCCTATGGGATTTACCTGGTGATCGTACAGCCTCTGATGAAAAAGTACCAGCCGTTAACGGTCATCAAGTGGGTTTTTACTTTTGGATTTTTGTTTGTTTTTCCCTTCGGCATCGGTCAGTTTTCTGCGATTGAGTGGGAAACCTTTACCTGGGTAATTGCCCTGGAAACAGCTTTTGTGGTTGTTTGCACTACCTTCTTTGCCTACCTGCTCAACATCTTTGCCTTAAAAAACACCAACCCATCAACCGTTAGTGTCTACATCTATTCCCAGCCCATATTGGCCGCTTTGTTTGCCATATCCTTGGGCAAGGATTCCCTCGACTGGATTAAGATTGTAGCTGCTCTACTCATTTTTAGCGGGGTATTTTTGGTCAGCCGGAAGTTTAGCTAA
- a CDS encoding SPOR domain-containing protein gives MRTGLLSLLLFSFLALNASVERPTCDLYEAELEVFNDQVKSLYKSSYDALELAKRSQNEKSEALNEKVTRVLTEARKHADLAANSINQLKLHKECACANFDFSKIENGLIEIRFHIKKAMNVDLKKKKQSAYESRTANAQVALDKASDLQVYLLDPCSSPIEEAAPVDTTTEPEPVVVAADTTPTPPPGPELVIDEPDTASQPGPELVQEEEPENSGPELVEEEEPEPSSSEGSNISTPAVAGGTVLAAGAVVAGASENENEETEEAASEPQLAEEEEPEPETVEPEPAPTPIKETPPAPPVQVQTGPEPPVYFALQIAASGSDKESQRYADLGHEVYVVPEGGLYKYRIGKYPDFNQVVAVKNELFEKGLTDAFIVAYADGQKVSVAEARSKSAGTSTANTTSTTPTSSPYKDVKLKKKSNVFVSVQLGANVTQVDPILEIVKYENIIQREVKVLRGSPIRYYTGEFTNPKDAESLLNVIKLSGIPDAFLVGIADGERIEYQKAVEFLNSNQ, from the coding sequence ATGAGAACAGGCCTACTTTCTTTATTATTATTCAGTTTCCTGGCCTTAAATGCATCGGTAGAAAGGCCTACCTGCGACCTCTACGAAGCAGAATTGGAGGTCTTTAACGATCAGGTTAAAAGCCTCTACAAGAGCAGCTATGATGCCTTGGAACTGGCCAAACGATCACAGAACGAAAAAAGTGAAGCACTAAACGAAAAGGTCACCCGGGTATTAACCGAAGCCAGAAAACACGCTGATTTGGCGGCTAATTCGATCAATCAATTGAAACTTCATAAGGAATGTGCCTGTGCCAATTTTGATTTTTCGAAAATCGAGAATGGACTGATTGAAATTAGGTTTCACATCAAGAAGGCCATGAATGTGGATCTCAAGAAAAAGAAACAAAGCGCCTACGAAAGCAGAACCGCAAATGCTCAAGTGGCCTTGGACAAGGCATCCGATCTTCAAGTTTATCTTTTAGACCCTTGCTCAAGTCCTATCGAAGAGGCTGCACCAGTGGATACTACAACGGAGCCAGAGCCTGTGGTTGTCGCTGCTGATACCACTCCTACTCCCCCTCCAGGACCCGAATTGGTCATTGACGAACCGGACACAGCCTCCCAACCCGGCCCTGAATTAGTGCAAGAAGAAGAGCCCGAAAACTCTGGGCCAGAATTGGTTGAGGAGGAAGAACCTGAGCCATCATCGTCCGAAGGATCGAACATTAGCACCCCAGCAGTGGCCGGTGGTACGGTATTGGCAGCAGGTGCGGTGGTAGCCGGTGCCAGCGAGAATGAAAATGAAGAAACGGAAGAAGCCGCTTCAGAACCCCAATTAGCAGAGGAAGAAGAGCCTGAACCTGAAACCGTTGAGCCTGAACCGGCACCTACTCCCATCAAAGAAACTCCTCCTGCTCCTCCAGTACAAGTTCAAACCGGGCCCGAGCCTCCCGTGTATTTTGCCCTGCAAATTGCGGCCTCCGGATCTGACAAAGAAAGTCAGCGCTATGCCGATTTGGGGCATGAAGTATATGTAGTACCCGAAGGTGGTTTGTATAAATACCGTATCGGTAAATACCCAGATTTTAATCAGGTGGTCGCCGTTAAAAATGAGCTTTTCGAAAAAGGATTAACTGACGCTTTTATTGTGGCCTATGCAGATGGTCAAAAAGTTTCTGTAGCTGAAGCCCGATCTAAATCGGCGGGGACGTCAACAGCCAATACCACTTCTACAACACCTACTTCCAGTCCCTACAAAGACGTGAAACTTAAGAAGAAAAGCAATGTATTCGTATCCGTTCAACTGGGTGCCAATGTGACCCAGGTAGATCCGATTTTGGAAATCGTGAAGTACGAAAACATTATTCAGCGTGAAGTAAAAGTATTGCGTGGCAGTCCGATTCGCTACTACACCGGTGAATTCACCAATCCCAAGGATGCCGAGAGCTTACTCAATGTGATCAAGCTTTCAGGAATTCCAGATGCCTTCCTTGTGGGTATTGCTGATGGAGAAAGAATTGAGTACCAAAAGGCGGTGGAATTTTTAAACTCCAATCAGTAG